The Pleurodeles waltl isolate 20211129_DDA chromosome 7, aPleWal1.hap1.20221129, whole genome shotgun sequence genome contains the following window.
ccagccagaactgctaggcaggtcttccctggactggaaacaagcatcctgggaccggtttcgaggtttcacccctcatcaaccagttacactatcccacagtgtttgtgttttgcttttgccgccataagtgcaccgggtatgcccagacgtgggtcccaggctcactgtgccactggattcaagctagcctggctgatgaggggtgaaaccccgaaaccggtcccaggatgcttgtttccggtccagggagaacctggcctggcagttcgggctggactgttcccatgaggaacagggtcaagactgatttgcatatggctgggttcaaactggggtggcatggtgagcaaaataacggatggattaaacccagatctgtgactgggggtgaatgtttgattggttctgcattccgtccatccagttacgctatcccacagtgtttgtgttttgctcaacaagcaaatgttggtcaagcagtacttaaaacactatttcaaactactccaactcctacaggctagccaccgcataTTTAGAAGagagactgcttttcagtctacgcacagcatgtgtatctgcagctacacatgacatcgaacggaaaatgtcatttacccagtggacatctgttcatggcatgtagtgctgcagattcacatgcgccctcccacctccccgggagcctgtagcagttgtagtactttattatgtagatatgtatatagattgcatggacatcttatttactttctatatatttgtacatatacaattcttctctccttacttcaccctcctgttggaaaacaatctaacaaaggactcaatgcccatgtgcactatcacagagaggaggagtcacttgatctcatgactcgaaaaaagcttctttgaagaaatacagcttgtaacactcagagcccaacattagatggagatatatgcacagcatgtgaatctgcagcactacatgccacgaacagatgggtaagtgacattttcaacatatatatatatatatatatatatatacaatatatatatacatatacacacacacactgagatcAACAGTTAACATGGGAGAAACATCCACATTTTGAAGGATGAAGAGGGAGAAACAAGACATTTAAACTTGGATtcccaaataaataaaatatgaggGGATATAAAATTGTACACACCAGGTGGTCCTGGCCCATATAATATGTGCTGTTATAGTGAGCTGCATTATATAATAGAAGAGTGTTCACTGCTTGTGTATAATCGATGCACAGAGTGAGGAATGGCTCTATTATGGGGCGCAGGGAGAGGAATGTCCTGGTCAGCAACAGAGCTCTCCTCTGGCATGCAGAATGTAGTGTTCATGCGGTGCTGTCTCGTGGTGGAATCCCGCTCCACGCTCAGTGTATTCATACCTTCCTACATCAGTCTGCAGCACACCCGCTCCACCTCTGTGGACCTGTTGGTGCTGGCGAAAGTTGGAAGGCTGGCTAAAGCTCTTGCCACACTCGTGGCAATGGAAGGGAAGTCTTCCCATGTGGATCTGCTCATGCCACTGGTAGTTGGCACGTTGGTTGAAGCACTTGGCACATTCTGCGCATCGGTAAGGCTGCTCACCAGTTTGCACACGCAAGTGTCGCTTGTAACGTGATGAAAAGAAGAAGGTCTTGCCACACTCCTGGCAAGCATATGACTTGTGcctgtggaggagttgatgcttcTGGAAGGTCTTTGCGCTGTGGAAGCCTCGTTGACAATCATTGCATCGGTATGGCTTTTCATCACTGTGCATCCACTGATAAACCTTAAGTGTTTCCAACTGGGTGAACCCCTTTTCGCAGATTAGGCAGGTGTAAGTTCTCCCTCCAGTATGGGTACGCTGGTGGCGGCTCACTTCTGTGGTGCAGCTAAATGTTTTGCCCCACCAGCCACACACATGGTCCTTGTGGTGTGCCACCTGGTGCTGTGGGAAAGATGCATAGTTTGTCTGCTGTTTCACACACTCTGCACACTCGTACTGTTTCTCCCCTGGGTGAATCTTGTGAGGCTGATGGAGGGCCAGCAGTCACCAGAATCAGTGACCACATTGGCGCAACGGTAAGACCTCCCACCTCTGTGGACTACGTTGTGCCTATTGGTGTACAACGCTTCTGCAAAGGCCCGCTTAAGCGCAGTACACCTGAAGGATTGATCTGCTGCATGTTTACGATGGTGCATACTTAGGGCCCTAGGAGTCTTAAACTTCTTACCATAAAGGTTGCAAATAAGTCTGCTGCCTTTGAGTGAGTTGAATATTGAGGAGCGGTTTAATGGTGGGATTGTTTTGTTCACAAGGTCCAGCCCTTCATCATCCACACGAAGTATGTGCTCACCTGCCAGAAGGAAGAAGCAAAAAGTGGGACTTCACAGAGCATTATTCAGAAATAGTTGCACCCCTTGTGCAACTAATCATACAAATGCAACTCATGCTTAAAATTCACTGACAAACATAAAAATCCACTGTCCTTTTAACATAAGTAAGAAGTCAGGCGAGCTACCCTCACATACAAGTAAATTGAGCTTTTTCTTAAAAgtacagtaaggatggaaaaaaggACAAATTGACTCTGCCCCATCCCTCAAGGGCACATGCCCCTCAGAAGGTTTTAAAATTGATCAAGTGAAGGTCAGTGCAACCCATGATTAGCACCACACATGCTAAATTTACTGGTCTGACACACCGATGTGGTTTTGCTTCAAATCTTTGCTACATTTACCCTTATATGAACCACAACATTTGTCTGATTTGGGAATGTGAGGGAAATCAATGGTGCTACAAAGACACAACAGCCCTCTCTAATGTAACCAGCTACAAAGTAGCCATCCTTATGCTGTAGGAAACACCACCCCTCAGATATGCAGGACTTTCTGTCCGGGAACTAAGGCACACACAGGCTTTTTTTTTCATATGAATCCCGCACTTACTGAAATGCAAGTGCATTCAAATTAAATGAAAAGCCTTCAATGTGTTACCCTGTCTATTTGTGAAGAGCTGCACGGTCTACGTATCTGGTAATATACTATAAAGTTAGAACCAATGTTTATGCCTTCAGTCCTGACTTAGTTCGTTCAATTACAAAAGACACCAGAGCAGTGATTAGAATTGTAAATGCTGGACCATTAACCTTACAAGGGATTTACACATATCTGGGCCTAATAAAACACTAAAGGCTGTGTGGTAGCACAAGGTGCAACAATTCTGGATTAACCACAACAAGCTGGTTTGGCTATTAAGTTATATCCTTGAgaggtgttggtggggtggggtaggggtgtgcgtgtgtatatatatatatatatatatatatatatatattttattggattatattttattttttaggtggtCATCTTCAGAGACCCCATCCACTTCAAGTGCACAGACAAAGTGACTGAGAATCTTTATTTCTACATTCTGTGTTGGCAACCAAACATAAATTCCAGAATAGTCCCTCATCACTTAGTTACAGAAGAACACAGCATGTTTAGCACACACTGTGGGGACTTGTCCTCAGTGTCCGGAATCTCTGACAAAGTCTGACAAGCACCAGCTCTGTGAAGGCTGTTATACTTCGGAAAGCCATCCCTGTGGTGTGTTTAGGttgttctgatttgcagtggtagtAGGGCTTTGAGCATCCTAAGCCTTCAATTATGGGGTAACCTTCCCATTTCTCTATGCCTAATCAATGATttttgcaacttttagaaagtgttaaCGATTCATCTTTTTTTACTAATTTGTCTGCAGTGTCTCTTTGATTGGGtcggtttctttcttttttgtgaaCCGCCTTAGCACCAGTATGGCCCACGGCAACAGCTGAGCTTtgcaaataaatgtataaataaataacattCAATATTTGAAgaccaatattttttaaataaatatgattCTGATGTGGCTAATAAAAAGCAGTGAGAACACATTTCTGAGTTAAAGTAGGGTATATTGATTTCAGAATAATTTAGCAAATGTTTCAGCTCTGTACAAGTAGTCCTTATATTTTTAGCCTAATACGCTTTTAGCGTCATTGCTCACGACAACAGATATCACCACAAGTAGAGATATCATAAATGTGTTATATGCTTGTCTGACACCGCCTTGCTGAAGCTGAGAAGGACACTTTGCAGAGGCAAGAGCATTTTCATTTTATAGATATTGAAGGGTCTAACAGAATGTATGGGATGAACAGGACATacatgtcacctccagtgatgtAGACATAAGCTTCACTATACTCCAGAGGTCTTCAGTCGTTGGGAGGCGACCCCCAGCGAGGCCATGAAGTCATAGGAAGGGGGGCCCACATTGCCCAGCCTCACTTCTGCCTGAATTCCAAAATGGTTGCTCATCGTTTTGGGAAAAGACACCGTCCCGGGACGATTAATAGGTAAAAATGCTTTAGGTGGAGCGTCATTCAGGGAGTGTCTTGTGCTGTGAAATTGAAGCCCAGTCAGGGCACCTGTTTGcctgaaagaaatacaaatgtgcgctacaagttaatctgcaaatgtaaaggatgctcgGAAGCCAGTATTGATCAACTTCCTGGGAGCTTTGTGATGAGAAAGATTTATTTGTTTTGAatagtagtgcaaagagttaaaaactgagctgtgaagtgtgtgattttaattgtatttacatagcattTACAGCCCCTGAAGatgtgttgaagggacagttaagtaaaaaaaaaaaatgcattatgtaCGGAGtgcgtattactaaaatctattatTTTTGGAAACACCATTTGATCgtaaaacattttgcacattttgtagcagtctatcttatactgtgtgtaatgcaagtataaaataatgacttacatatccaCAGTGCTTCCGGTCACAGGCTGTGtgtgacctcgtggcactaaaaatacacaagtcactattctccactgcaccaacccatatttaattctgtggctctctggttacacacagccCTCTGCAGTACATTaaataatagaggtttcataatgtactatagtgcatttcccacttaggaacaacattttttttatttttttttcatgtatTTGATGGTGAAAGACCTAAAACAGAAGTCAACAACAGCACCAAACTAATATAACCAGGAGTCAGTTTTTGCTGAAATAGAAGGGTCTGTTTtcataatgttaaaaataaaaacctttttttaGAAAAACAGTGTGGAAGGAGAACAAGGAATGACTTCCTCCCCTGAGATTAAAGAAAGCATCTTACTTGGACCTCACAGTTCATCATTAATGATTGTAAATGGCATGTTTTAATTATGATGAATGATGTTCAGCAACCTCCAGTTCCATGCAGCTGTAAAAGCCAAGTCGTCAGCATCCCATGAAGTATAGTATGGTTCCCCTCGGATGCTGTGCACTTAAATTGCAGCTCATGCATCACAGCCATTATACCCAGAACCAAAGGAATTATGAGACTGCACGGCTTCAGCAATTTATGCATAGCTATATAGATTTGCCGCaaatgccacataatccatcatctgctacataatctattgattttaacaaaaaaaatgtgtttatatctCAAACGGTTCAAATGTTAGTAAAAAAGTAGCAACACATGTCGCCGCACCATAGGgcgccctttgcaaagctggactggtcacattTTTGTTGCTTGTTACTGTGTTTGGGTGTTAACTGGCACTAATAAGGTGAAACTACAGATTGACCGTCTCTCTGGAGAACACCAGGCACACCCATCACATTAGTTCAGGAAGGTGTTATCAACTAAATAGGTTAtgtttgtgaaaaataaagtaccattgtgCATTTTTGGGTAATTAATTTTGGAGAATTTTTGTTTGAACTGTGTGGTAAGCCTCTTACACCGAACCACAGTCACCCACTAacatttggtttgctaaacacggtttaatattatttccccaccataaaaatgatttgtcATGAGAACTGGGGGCATTAATGGTTGGTGAGGATGAGAAGTACAAGGTTCTAGTATTTTTTGTCAGGACGGGGTCCTTATGCCTAAAACATTTTGACAGGGTGGTCTCGGCATCATAAGGTTtgtttcctctgcccttctccttttCTCCTACCAGAATCTCCTTCTGCAGACCCGGCCAGGTCTCTTTTGAAAGTGGCTCATCATGCAAGTACTCCTCACAAGATGTGGACATCATCAGTCGGGGGCTTTGAAGGCCTATCAGaggagaaaacaaaacaacttAAAATCTGCATCAAATGGGTTCACAAGTAAAGGGGAGACATTCACCTTCATCAGTATGATAATCGGATCACCCCCAAAACTCGCCTTGTCGCAGGTGAAAAGGAGAGTTTGTACAAACAAGAAAATGGCCGCTAAGTACAGGAGCCTGGCGCTATCCAGAGAATTTTCATCAAATAGAAGCAATCATTTTTCCGTTTGTATTGTGGAGAGGCTTTCCAAAGCTTCATCAACATATAAGCTACATACAGCAAGGCCAGCAGCAGTGGAAGTTTCCCTTGCACCCACACATACATAAAAATACCACATATAGAATTGCAGAGATGGGCTTCGAGCGATGACTTGTGGCACAATTCACTTAACAGCTTAAATTAAAAAGCCTTCTTCCATCATGAACTGGATTACACAGTCAAAGACAAGTATATTATTTGTGATGGCACTTTAATGGAgagggatgtaggaagctggcctggtgtgtacctATGGtattttcaccttataccaggtccaggtagccCCTATTAGTGAGGagcagtcagtgtctaggaagccagggctctctagaggtacctgcggatgagcagcaaagacttatctaggagacatgcaaagctcttgcaataccactgtagtcacacagcactcacaaacatgaaagaaccacacagtgttacaaaaataaaggtactttattttagtggcacaaatataaaaaaaaacaatatagatAATACCCCAActagaggtaagtaaatacactatatatgtacagtagcaatcagaaataggcatacagagcaatagaaaacagtgaaaagcattaggcaatactgaaggcctaacGGGGgaccaaaacatatactaagaaagtgtaaggcgaaagtcgggcccccacccaaggaagtggaatcggtaaaggggagctggaggaactaggaaacccacaaggtaagtaccagagtgcccccagccacgaggagaaaagaggtaagttactggattttccccaacccaccaaaatgacttcagagaaggatattgcaagaccctacccacccgtctgtggatgcaggagttggttgacggtcagcagtgcagcactgtacCTGACGAggagttcctgggtgatgcagttgacgtcccatgccagatgaagaattgcagtcagtctgtggtgtggaaaacccgccaacaagtcttggcaaaggcaaatgttgctgtagaagataagCGGAGCtggcggggaccagcaaggtccagggggactcaacccacagaggggagtccTGGGAGACCCTCACCAGtgcagagagtctgaagaagaagaGGCATCCCCCACAGAAGACCCTCAGGCAAGGAACCCAGGGGTCGCAggaaggcccacgcagcacacctgaagaaagGTCCCACGTCGCAGGGGACGCACACAGTGGGCTGTGCATTGTAGGGAAGAGTGCTGGGAGctagggctacatggagcctgaagatcccttggaggagatgccaacaagccttggcccctGCAAgaaacgtggtgcacaggggtactatcctgcgtgagaaggcaagggcctaccttctccaaagttggacagctggcagagaggaccaaggggaccactccagatcaccacctgtggtgcaggatccacacagatcaggatgagaggagagctatgcagccggtcgtcgttgctgttggtgcctgcagatgcaggggagtgactccttcactccaagggagattccttcttgcttcttggtgcacactgaagacttgccaccctcagaggatgcacagctggggaaatgttgcagttgctgtaaggagctggagaaacaatgttgcagagcagagttgcggttccagtggccagaagtcgaagtaaacattgcagaggagtcctgcttgagtcttgcatgtcgaatctgagaacccacccaagaggaagactctaaatagccctggaaggaggattggtcacctaggagggtgaccacctatcaggagtgggctatgatgtcacttgcctgacctagccactcagatgctcccagaggcctctacccaccttggattcaagatggcagaatcaaatggccatctggaggagctctgggcaccacccctggggtggtgatggacaggggagtggttactctcctttccattgtccagtttcataccagagcaggggctggaggcccctgaactggtgcagactagtttacgtaaggagggcaccaaatgtgcccttcaaagcataccagtggcttggggaggctacccctcccaagccatgtaacacctatttctaaagggaaagagtgttgcctccctctcccaaggaaatcctttgttctgccttcctgggcttgagctgctcaagcagcaggagggcagaaacctgtctgatgggtggcagcagtgtgggctgccggAAAACCTTGAAAGACTGTGAGGATAGGTCACCCGTTAAAAATTTTCCATTGCTCAATGCCTTTTAACTTTGGTAGTCCTCACTGTCAAGATGTCCGCCGCGTTAAACCCCGGGAAGATTCGCGTCATGGACTTCTGTCTGTCACCAGTCCTCTGTCTATGTTAACGGGCATAGCTTTCAATGCTTAAGTTGTAAGATGATCATTTTAGGGTGGGACCTTTCAGTGCTCTGTAATATACATTCACTTGCTTACAATTAGGTAGAAGGATATGGGGCAGCCTCCCCCTCTCAgtgttttgtttgtaaaatatatgTGCCAGGATCCCCCGTCAATGGACCACTGCAATTGCAGGTTGTACCACCCACTGCCCCTGCTAGCActaccaatgacagtaccaacatataTACCAACCACCACACTCTTACAAGTGTGACTTTAGAGTCTGTTCCAGGCCCCTCAAgctgtaagaatggcttgggctGCAGATATTAATCATTTTAATGTATACTCAATTATTAacagttgttgtgctcatctctaagtgaagcagacagcgccaccatgtggcagacaatCAAAAATGCAGTTGTGGACAATTAAGTGCCGTGCCACACACGtaaaaccactagctcaaattaagcactacccccTCCGTGTCGTGATTCATCCTAATACTTTGAACAAAGTTGACATCACTTTACATAGGCCATTTCTAAAGCCATAAATACATTTAGCTTATTGAATgttgttacttaggccctcattacgagtctgacagccgaggaccgccagccttgcggtgacggttggaccgccgcactccaggcaagATGGGGAAGCTCTAGTCTCCAACAAATTCAGGAAACATTGTGCTTTTTCATGAAGTATGAATTTCTTGAAGCCACAAAGACCAGGTGGGTGCAATTAAAACTGTGCCCACTCCTAATTAAGAACTGTGTGTAGCCAGTCAGCAATCTCAGACTTTCTTGTAGCGACTCAGTCATTACAAAGGACTTGTAAGCTTTAGCTGCCCAAAACAAATGTGCCCCAAAAAGAGAAACATGAACATGGAAAAATGTCCTGTTAGGTATCATTTAAAGATTAAAATGTGTGATCTATGTAATACTAAAAATGTACTGTGCAGCGCCACTAATCAACAAAAGAAGGATATGACCAAAAGATAAACTCTAGACCGACATTTCTCAGATCATAAATATTCATATTCagcatacatatatgtacatatactttAAAACCAGTGACATGAGCGTTCAGTTTCTGTGAACACAGTGCTCAAACATTTGTGCAAATCACACAAAAGATGTGTCTACAATAAAATCAAGGAACAGCAGAAATAACACAAAAAACCCAaaggaaattgggtctttggttggcagtcaggttaccccctgtccaagcaagtactctGACTCCAGttcgggtaa
Protein-coding sequences here:
- the LOC138247102 gene encoding gastrula zinc finger protein XlCGF67.1-like: MHSDEKPYRCNDCQRGFHSAKTFQKHQLLHRHKSYACQECGKTFFFSSRYKRHLRVQTGEQPYRCAECAKCFNQRANYQWHEQIHMGRLPFHCHECGKSFSQPSNFRQHQQVHRGGAGVLQTDVGRYEYTERGAGFHHETAPHEHYILHARGELCC